The genomic stretch AGAAGCTCGGCATCCCGGAGGCGGAGCGTAAGTATCTCGCCGGCGTGACAGCCCAGTACGAGTCGGAAGTGGTCTACCACCGCAATCGGGATGATCTTGAATCCCTCGGCGTCCTCTTTTGCGATATGGATACCGCCGTTCGCGACTATCCGGAACTCGTTCAGGAGTACTTCGGCACGATCATCCCTCCCAACGACAACAAGTTCGCGGCTCTCAATTCGTCGGTTTGGTCTGGTGGGTCCTTCATCTATGTGCCCCCGGGCGTTCACGTCGATCAACCATTGCAGGCATATTTCCGCATCAACTCGCAAAACATGGGTCAGTTTGAGCGCACGCTCATCATCGTCGACGAAAACGCCTACGTGCACTACGTAGAAGGCTGTTCGGCGCCGGTCTGGTCCTCGGATTCGCTCCATTCGGCGGTCGTCGAGATCGTCGTCAAGGCGGGCGGACGGTGTCGCTATTCGACGATTCAGAACTGGTCAAACAACGTCTATAACCTCGTTACCAAGCGAGCCGCGGTATACGCCAACGGGACCATGGAATGGATCGATGGCAACCTCGGGTCCAAGCTGACCATGAAGTACCCGGCCGTCTGGATGCTTGAGCCTGGCGCCCACGGTGAGGTGCTCTCGATTGCCTTCGCCGGCGAAGGTCAGCATCAGGATGCCGGCGCCAAGATGGTGCACGCTGCCTCGAATACGACCTCGACGATCATCTCCAAGTCCATCTCCAAGGGCGGGGGACGGGCCGGATATCGAGGTCTGGTCCGGGTTGAGCCCGGTGCCAAGAACGTCAAGTCGTTTGTCCGGTGCGATGCGCTGATTCTCGATGACGCGTCGCGATCTGACACCTATCCGTCGATGGAGATCGAAGAGAACGATGCTGAGATCGGCCACGAGGCATCCGTGTCAAAGGTCGGCGAAGAGCAACTCTTCTACTTGATGTCGCGGGGCCTTACCGAAGAACAAGCAACCTCAATGGTGGTAGCCGGGTTCATCGAGCCGATCATCAAGGAGCTTCCGATGGAGTATGCGGTTGAGATGAACCGTCTCATCGAACTCAACATGATGGAAGCCGGAGCCGTCGGGTAACGACCTTCTCTGACTTAGCCTAAGAACCCAATCAGCCGCTTGAGCGGCTGATTGCGTATGAGGCTACCAACCCGCCTCCGGCCGCCCAGAGGAGCGGAAAGCCGCCCACCTGTACGAGGTCGGGAGCATTCAACCATGCGGCGATAATGGACGTAATCACTCCGAAAACCGCTCCGATGATGATCGAACTGGCCGCCGAAGCGCTCCTGCCAGCCAGAATCCCTCCCATGAGGCCGCCGGCCGCTCCGAGGATGAAAATGAATATGAACGACGAATCATTGAAGAAATCTGCGACGAGATCCATTTAGAGCAGTGACTCCAGATCGACTAGTGAGGACGGATGGCGTAGCTTAGCCAACGCTCGTCCCTCGATCTGGCGAACCCTCTCCCTGGTCAGGTTGAAGACCTTCCCGACGTCGCTGAGGGTTCGGGACTCGCCCCCATCCAGCCCGAATCTGAGGTAGAGGATTTTCTGTTCAACCGGTTCGAGCACATCCAGCGCATTGATCAGGTGATGGCGCCTCATCACTTCGGCGGCGTGGCTGAATGGATCGGGCATCCGGTCATCTTCAATGAAGTCCTGGAGGGCGGCATCGCCTTCGTCGCCGACCGGGCGATCCAACGAAACGGTGTCAGAGGGCGCTGCCAATGCCGCGTCAACTCGCTCGAGGTCCAACCCGGACGATTCGGCTATTTCGGCACGAGTCGGGGCTCGGCGAAGTTCCTCGGTGAGAAGTTGCTCGGTCTCTTGAACCGTTCGGACTACATCCACCATATGAACGGGGAGTCTGATGGTGCGAGCCTGGTTACCAAGCCCCCGGGTGATGGCCTGACGAATCCACCAGGTGGCGTATGTTGAAAACTTGAATCCCTTTCGCCAATCGAATTTTTCGACAGCCCGAATGAGGCCGAGGTTTCCCTCCTGGATGAGATCGAGCAAGTCGAGTCCACGACCGGCGTAGCGTTTGGCGATCGAAATCACCAGGCGAAGGTTCGATCGGATAAAGACCATCTTGGCTTCTTCGCCGGAGTGGACCAGGCGATACAACTTGGCTCGATCGGCTGGAGTGAGTTTGTCGCCAGCATCAAGCTTGACTTGAGCTTTTCGGCCGGCCTCCATGGCCCTGGCTAGCGAAACTTCATCTTCGGCAGTAAGAAGCTGGTGATCGGAGACGCGTTCAAGGTACATGCCAACGGTGTCAGACACCGAAATAGAATCCCGGTTTCGAGATGCCAAGACGTATTTCCCCTTATGTTATTGCCCGCCTCGCCACGCTATCAGGGGTTACGTCGTAGCGCAAAGGAATTTTGGCCTCTTTAGTTGTGGCAATGCCCGGGGAGGGCACTGTCCGGGTGACCGAAGCGAAGACCAGGCGGCCCTGGGGGTGGAAAGCCGGGACGCCGGAATTTCCCCGAGCAGGCTCGCCGAATGGCCAGGCGGGTTTCGCACACGTACGCCGGTGCCCTACGATACAGGCTTCCGATAATCTACCAGGAGTCCCGTGCTAGATCGATCTATTGCCGAACGTCGCCTCGCAGGTGAGCCAGCCGTTCTCGCCGAACGACGCCGGGCCGGTCTGGCGGCATTCGAAGCCTCCGCGATGCCAACCCAGGCCGATGAGCACTGGAAGTACATTGACCTCGATTTCACCATCGAGGATCTGACGGTGCCGTCCGCTCCCGGCGATGACCTGGCTGCCCCGATCGGCGTCGAACGAGTGTCCGCTCGGGTGGTGGATGGTTTTGTATCGGTCACCGGGGATGCGCCTGACGGCGTCCGAATGGGTACGTTTGCCGAGCTCGCAGATGATGACAGCGAGCTCTTTGGTAGGGCGGTTGCTGATCGGTCCGATGACATTTTTCTGGCGGGCAACGCGGCATTTTCCGGCGATGGTTTGTTCGTTCAGGTTTCTCGCAACACCGTCGTGGCGGACCCGATAGTTATCGATGTACAGTCGGTCTCCGCTGGAACGATCTCGTTTCCGCATATCGCCATCGCCCTTGAAGACAACTCCGAGGCTTCAGTGGTTCTTCTGTTCCGTTCGTCGGAAGCCGATCTAGCCGCGGCGCCGGTGGTCGAGTCGACTCTGGGATCGGGTGCCCGGCTTTTCATGACTTCGGTCCAAACCTGGGGTCGTAAGACGCAGGGACTCGGCTACCAGCGGGTCCGACTCGGTCGCGACGCCTCAATGAAGATGGGTGAAGTTGGTCTCGGTGGTGCGCTTGGACGCCTTGATCTGTCCGTAGACCTCGATGGCGACGGCTCGTCATACCTTCTGAACGGATTGTCGTTTGGCGACGGACAGCAGGTTCTCGACTATCGGATGGTTCTCAATCATCGTGGCCGGAACACCTCGTCTGACGTCTTGTTGAAAGGCGCGGTCGAGGATCAGGCAGAGTCCATCTTCACCGGTTTGCTGCGTATCGAGGAACAGGCGACGAATACCTCTGCATTCGAGAACAATCGCAACCTGGTTCTATCCGCCGGGGCGAAAGCTCAGTCGGTGCCCAACCTGGAAATCCTTTGCGATGACGTGGTGTGCGGGCATGGCTCGACGGTCGGCCCTCTCGAAGAGGAACATCTCTATTACCTGGCTAGCCGCGGGATCGGCCGGGAACGGGCCGAACGCGTCCTGGTCAAAGGCTTTTTCGACGAAGTGATCGACAAGCTTCCTGCCCAAGCAGTGGCGGCCCCGGTTCGTGACGAAGTCGAACGGAAGTTCGTTGCTGCTCAAGAAGCGGGACGGCTCGGATGAAAGACTGGACCACGCTTGGGCCGCTATCGGATCTTGAGAACGAGGTCGGGAAGCGATATGACGTTGGGGAAGAGCGCCTGGCGCTTTTCCTTGTCGGAGGCGATGTCTACGCCATCGGTGATCTTTGTTCGCATGCCGAGGCTTCTTTGGCCGAGGGCGAACTGTTCGATATGGAAGTCGAGTGTCCCCGTCACGGGTCTTCCTTTGATGTAACGACCGGGGTGCCCAAGTCGCTCCCGGCTACGACCCCGGTGCCCGTTTACGAGGTGCGCATCGTCGACGGTGTGATTCAGGCCCGAAGCAAGGACTCCGCATGAACCTGGCATTGGAAATAGTTGACCTGCACGCCTCGGTCGGCGAGGTGGAGATCCTCAAGGGACTCTCATTGGAAGTACCGTTCGGCCAGATTCACGCCATCATGGGACCGAATGGTTCCGGCAAGTCGACACTCTGTCACGTGCTGGCCGGCAAGGAGGTCTACACCGTGACCGGCCAGGCTCGCCTCGACGGTCGCGATCTGCTCGGTGAGCCAACCGACGTACGGGCTCGGATGGGTTTGATCCAGGGGTTCCAGTATCCGGTGGAGATCCGCGGGGTCAAACTGATCGACTTCTTGCGGGAAGCTGCCGATGAGTCGGGAATCGAGGCGGCCGAAGTCGAGCGTCGGATCGTCGCCTCTGGTGAACAGTTCGACATGACGAGGTTTCTTACTCGATCGGTGAACCAGGATCTTTCGGGCGGTGAGAAGAAACGGTCGGAGATCTTCCAGATGGCCGTCTTGCAACCGAAGGTGGCCATTCTGGATGAAATTGACTCAGGGCTCGACATTGATGCCGTTCGCGAAGTGGCCGAGGCCGTTGAGGCGATGCGAGGTCCTGACGTCGGCATCCTGCTCATTACCCACTACAGCCGGATTCTTCGGTACCTGACAACGGATCGGATCCACGTGATGATGGAAGGTCGGATTGTCGAGAGCGGAGGAGCCGAGCTGGCCACGGAGCTCGAAGCAGGTGGGTACGAGGCTCTTCGTTCCCGGCTCAAGTAGGGAGCGATCGTGGAACTGGCGGTCCGTGTCTCCGGAGAGTCAGGACGACGAGTACTGCTGATCCACGGCCTCGGATCAAATTCCGAAGGCTGGTGGCGAGTTGGCCCGAGTCTGGTACAAGCGGGCTTCCAGGTAACGGCCCCCGATCTCCGCGGACATGGTGGGAGCGCCCACATTGATGATTATTCGCTGGCGGCGTACGCCGCAGACGTCGC from Acidimicrobiia bacterium encodes the following:
- the sufB gene encoding Fe-S cluster assembly protein SufB, whose translation is MATVDIDLGAYKLGWHDSEADYVFKPQKGLNEEIIRQMSEMKGEPAWMLDFRLKAYKRFLRKPIPQWGGGGALNDIDFDDIYYYVKPMDGQAKDWDMVPDEIKDTYEKLGIPEAERKYLAGVTAQYESEVVYHRNRDDLESLGVLFCDMDTAVRDYPELVQEYFGTIIPPNDNKFAALNSSVWSGGSFIYVPPGVHVDQPLQAYFRINSQNMGQFERTLIIVDENAYVHYVEGCSAPVWSSDSLHSAVVEIVVKAGGRCRYSTIQNWSNNVYNLVTKRAAVYANGTMEWIDGNLGSKLTMKYPAVWMLEPGAHGEVLSIAFAGEGQHQDAGAKMVHAASNTTSTIISKSISKGGGRAGYRGLVRVEPGAKNVKSFVRCDALILDDASRSDTYPSMEIEENDAEIGHEASVSKVGEEQLFYLMSRGLTEEQATSMVVAGFIEPIIKELPMEYAVEMNRLIELNMMEAGAVG
- a CDS encoding sigma-70 family RNA polymerase sigma factor; the protein is MSDTVGMYLERVSDHQLLTAEDEVSLARAMEAGRKAQVKLDAGDKLTPADRAKLYRLVHSGEEAKMVFIRSNLRLVISIAKRYAGRGLDLLDLIQEGNLGLIRAVEKFDWRKGFKFSTYATWWIRQAITRGLGNQARTIRLPVHMVDVVRTVQETEQLLTEELRRAPTRAEIAESSGLDLERVDAALAAPSDTVSLDRPVGDEGDAALQDFIEDDRMPDPFSHAAEVMRRHHLINALDVLEPVEQKILYLRFGLDGGESRTLSDVGKVFNLTRERVRQIEGRALAKLRHPSSLVDLESLL
- the sufD gene encoding Fe-S cluster assembly protein SufD; the encoded protein is MLDRSIAERRLAGEPAVLAERRRAGLAAFEASAMPTQADEHWKYIDLDFTIEDLTVPSAPGDDLAAPIGVERVSARVVDGFVSVTGDAPDGVRMGTFAELADDDSELFGRAVADRSDDIFLAGNAAFSGDGLFVQVSRNTVVADPIVIDVQSVSAGTISFPHIAIALEDNSEASVVLLFRSSEADLAAAPVVESTLGSGARLFMTSVQTWGRKTQGLGYQRVRLGRDASMKMGEVGLGGALGRLDLSVDLDGDGSSYLLNGLSFGDGQQVLDYRMVLNHRGRNTSSDVLLKGAVEDQAESIFTGLLRIEEQATNTSAFENNRNLVLSAGAKAQSVPNLEILCDDVVCGHGSTVGPLEEEHLYYLASRGIGRERAERVLVKGFFDEVIDKLPAQAVAAPVRDEVERKFVAAQEAGRLG
- a CDS encoding non-heme iron oxygenase ferredoxin subunit, which translates into the protein MKDWTTLGPLSDLENEVGKRYDVGEERLALFLVGGDVYAIGDLCSHAEASLAEGELFDMEVECPRHGSSFDVTTGVPKSLPATTPVPVYEVRIVDGVIQARSKDSA
- the sufC gene encoding Fe-S cluster assembly ATPase SufC, with product MNLALEIVDLHASVGEVEILKGLSLEVPFGQIHAIMGPNGSGKSTLCHVLAGKEVYTVTGQARLDGRDLLGEPTDVRARMGLIQGFQYPVEIRGVKLIDFLREAADESGIEAAEVERRIVASGEQFDMTRFLTRSVNQDLSGGEKKRSEIFQMAVLQPKVAILDEIDSGLDIDAVREVAEAVEAMRGPDVGILLITHYSRILRYLTTDRIHVMMEGRIVESGGAELATELEAGGYEALRSRLK